From the Mercenaria mercenaria strain notata unplaced genomic scaffold, MADL_Memer_1 contig_4411, whole genome shotgun sequence genome, the window acgcCAATTTTTCTATCCATCGTATTAAGGAAgcaacatgactagacaataatcattaacagtccggtttatagcggggctcgagcccaaaatttccctcattccgacaagaaaatcgccccatttgatcaattttcttacattcacacataatgtgtgtgttgggtgggggattgcatattgaaatatagatgttgtgtttgttacctttatattttatctgatattatgtccctcagtgtttattatcgcttcgtaagaaacatatataaacggttatggcacgccaattgtccaataataacgttaaccaaggtttacggtaaaaaaagtagaattaacaattacagataaacaagggttttcgaacgtaaaaccaggtttttctaatacttacccatattttcgggcggcccaggtttcaactagggttttcaattgaactttgaatttcggccgttattttaagttcacgagcgtgaacctatgtttacggaagTAAACAAGGGTTCTCGGGtgtaaaccatagcttacgaatgtgaacataattatgttaacgatcgagaacttaggtttacgaccgtgaacatgggtttaaaaccgtaaacataggttaacgctggtgaacataggataatgaccaaaaatcatagttttgttcgagaaaccaagtttttcgaacttaaacctacgttcacgttcataaactgttgttcacgctcgtaaacccaagttcatggtcgtaaacataggttcacgtccgtatacaatggttctcggcaatcaaattatccaacaattacattctttgtcgaaaaactatgattatcgaatactaacataaattttcgagcgaacacacagtataacgggcttaaactatagtttactctcttggacccatgtttacgtccgataaactaggtttcttgattgaactttaacttggatgcacaagttaatcaagatcacaacaataccctatgctcgcttTAGTTTAATAtagaaaacccataatatctaagattttgcaaacatctttcccgcacagttttcattgagtgttttgtggtagccagcctttctgtactttcagtactttgattgttTTTTAAAAGGACTTGAAAAGAGACATTACATTAGAAGACGAATTTGGCAAATCCCTTCTAGCAACTGATATTTTTGCGATGTCTGTCAAGTTTTTGGCAGATGACATGCTGGCAAATGCTGGAAAAGGAATAGATGGCATACTTAAATCATCTGAAATCCACTGGGTTCTGACAGTTCCGGCAATATGGTCAGATGCTGCTAAACAGTTGATGAGAGAAGCCGCAGGAAAGGTAAATTACTGTTTCTATTTTAGCATTATATGGACATCAATGTTGTTgcacaaataataaaaaattgaaagCTAACAATTGTGTGTATTATTCTAAAATTCAAGCTTagtgtttacatattttattatttcctttGAAGGCTGGAATCTGTAAAGAAAGGCTGACAATAGCACTGGAACCAGAAGCGGCCTCGTTATATTGCCGACATTTGTCTGTCCATAAAAATGTTGGTTCAAGTGAATTTTCCATATCTAAATTACCAGATGGCAGCACATACATTGTCGTTGATGCTGGAGGTAATTTTGACATTTAGCATGTCACCTTTTAACCATTCTGGTTTGGTATTAGATGCATGAATTATGCATGGTGAGAGGGTTTCTTATAAATTTTGCATTGGAGCGGAATTCCGATTTCAAATTTAGACTTATATTTTGTGTTTGCATTATCGTCTAGGCTTCCTAAAATTACCAGCTaaatataattagtctatgactATGGCTTTCTACACGTTATTTAATCTAAAAGCTTGGCATTTAGTCGTGTCTGGTTTCGAATATTATGGTACTCATTATCCAGTTTTGTAGAAATAAACATGTACCTAGACACTTAAGACATCATCTATGAACTATTTTACAGGAGGTACGATAGACGTTACGGTGCACGAGACTGGTAGTGCACATACATTAAGAGAGGTCAGAGCTGCCAGTGGTGGTGATTGGGGAGGTACTATGGTAGACAAGGCTTTTGAGAATTTACTGATTACTGTTGTAGGCAAAGAAGTGTACGACAAATTTAAGGTTGAGGAAACGGAAGACTGGCTTGATATGCTAAGAGAGTTTGAATGCAAGAAAAGAGAAACAATGGTTGATAGTAACAGTAGAATAGGGATGAGATTTCCAGTATCTCTTGCTGATCTACTTGCAGAAACACAGTGTAGCATACACGAAAACATTACGTCATCGAAATATGTAGGAATGATTGAACAGAGAAGAGATAGAATAAAGTTTTCCAATGAGGTTTTTATTAACCTTTTTGAAGATTCGTTGAAGAAAACAACTAGTCACATTAAATCTCTGATGTCAGAAGGTATGATGAAAGAAGTTAAAGTCTTGCTCATGGTTGGTGGTTATTCTGAGTCACCATTATTACAACATGCAATTAAAGAAGCATTGCCTGAAATTCAAGTGGTCATACCGTATGATGCTTCATCAGTAGTTCTAAGAGGAGCGCTGATTTTTGGTCACAATCCGTTATCAGTTACCGAGAGAATTCTCAAATATACTTACGGCACGACCTATACACCTTTATTTGTGGAGGGGAAACAC encodes:
- the LOC128553864 gene encoding heat shock 70 kDa protein 12B-like; translated protein: MGNVGIEATRFLVGAIDFGTTYSGWAFSFKHEYEADPTKATVKHWLSKSGNLVTNKTPTCLLIKPDGKTFQAFGYDAENEFRDLVDKNQHGNYYFFKRFKMKLFKKLGKDLKRDITLEDEFGKSLLATDIFAMSVKFLADDMLANAGKGIDGILKSSEIHWVLTVPAIWSDAAKQLMREAAGKAGICKERLTIALEPEAASLYCRHLSVHKNVGSSEFSISKLPDGSTYIVVDAGGGTIDVTVHETGSAHTLREVRAASGGDWGGTMVDKAFENLLITVVGKEVYDKFKVEETEDWLDMLREFECKKRETMVDSNSRIGMRFPVSLADLLAETQCSIHENITSSKYVGMIEQRRDRIKFSNEVFINLFEDSLKKTTSHIKSLMSEGMMKEVKVLLMVGGYSESPLLQHAIKEALPEIQVVIPYDASSVVLRGALIFGHNPLSVTERILKYTYGTTYTPLFVEGKHPESKRFTSDDGDRCLDVFSKFIELGQTVKPGETQITKSYFTLKKDQLALLFEIYATEKSDPLFSDEEGCVEIGKLRIELDKECDEPERAVKLSMLFGGTEIIVEVEDEVTGNKNITTLDFLG